In Salinarimonas sp., a genomic segment contains:
- a CDS encoding enoyl-CoA hydratase/isomerase family protein produces MTPGRLATLAIDGPAARVTLARPQRHNALVPELLADLRAALAEACASPARTIVLAGEGRSFSTGGDVGAFRDAAARGEAALRAYAGEIVGLLNAAILDLVAAPVPVIASVRGAVTGGAAGLVLAADLVALADDAFLQPWYGAVGFAPDGGWTALLPERIGPQRALGAQAVNARIAAPDALRLGLADAVTPAAALEDTVSAWLAAIAEQDRETLRAARRLVWDDARRAALALRLEAERQAFLALVVRPETRAGMEAFLARRGRPAA; encoded by the coding sequence GTGACGCCCGGCCGCCTCGCCACCCTCGCGATCGACGGCCCCGCCGCGCGGGTGACGCTGGCGCGCCCGCAGCGCCACAACGCCCTCGTGCCCGAGCTCCTCGCCGACCTACGCGCCGCCCTCGCCGAGGCCTGCGCCTCGCCGGCGCGGACGATCGTGCTCGCGGGGGAGGGGCGCTCCTTCTCCACCGGCGGCGACGTCGGCGCCTTCCGCGATGCGGCCGCGCGAGGCGAGGCGGCCTTGCGCGCCTATGCCGGCGAGATCGTCGGGCTGCTCAACGCCGCGATCCTCGACCTCGTCGCCGCCCCCGTGCCCGTCATCGCGTCCGTGCGGGGCGCGGTGACCGGCGGCGCGGCCGGCCTCGTCCTCGCCGCCGATCTCGTCGCGCTCGCCGACGACGCTTTCCTGCAGCCCTGGTACGGCGCCGTCGGCTTCGCCCCCGACGGCGGCTGGACGGCCCTCCTGCCCGAGCGCATCGGGCCGCAGCGCGCCCTCGGCGCCCAGGCGGTGAACGCCCGCATCGCCGCGCCGGACGCGCTGCGCCTCGGCCTCGCCGACGCCGTCACGCCCGCCGCCGCGCTGGAGGACACCGTCTCGGCCTGGCTCGCGGCCATCGCCGAGCAGGACCGCGAGACCCTGCGCGCCGCGCGCCGGCTCGTCTGGGACGACGCCCGCCGCGCCGCCCTCGCCCTGCGGCTCGAGGCCGAACGGCAGGCCTTCCTCGCCCTCGTGGTCCGCCCCGAGACCCGCGCGGGCATGGAGGCCTTCCTCGCCCGCCGCGGCCGGCCGGCGGCATAG
- a CDS encoding AMP-binding protein, producing MRFVTDMAAKRAELSGRAVAFRDVETGAAITFAEVEARANRLARALARLGAAPGDRVGVLCHNRPDFFALLFAAQKARAILVPLNWRQPAAELGPIVAQAGMDILLHDAACAETAGALAGERPMRRIALEPGCAADHDLETLLAAESPEPPSDGARGADETWYLLTTSGTTGLPKAVIQTFGMAWANAINIGQAVDITSAERTVNFLPLFHTAGINLYALPVFLAGGASHVLRKFDPDACLDLFAAGEVTAFFGVPAIYQAFALSPRFADIDLSRVRSFGCGGAPLPEPLIRLYATRGVRVRNGMGMTETGPTVFLIDEAAATEKIGSVGKPQILAEVRLAAADGSIVAGEGTGELQIRGPGVTPGYFENPEATAAAFTADGWLRSGDVARRDADGYYVIVDRIKDMYISGGENVYPAEVERVLVEHPDVMEAVVVGVPDARWGESGRAFLVPRPGAAPDPDAIRAFCRARLAAYKVPRDVVLRADLPRTAAGKVQKHVLRGESPTVHR from the coding sequence ATGCGGTTCGTGACCGACATGGCGGCAAAGCGCGCCGAGCTCTCCGGGCGCGCCGTCGCCTTCCGCGACGTGGAGACCGGCGCGGCCATCACCTTCGCCGAGGTCGAGGCGCGCGCCAACCGCCTCGCCCGGGCGCTCGCCCGCCTCGGCGCGGCGCCCGGCGACCGCGTCGGCGTGCTTTGCCACAATCGCCCGGATTTCTTCGCGCTCCTGTTCGCGGCGCAGAAGGCGCGCGCGATCCTCGTCCCGCTCAATTGGCGCCAGCCCGCCGCCGAGCTCGGCCCGATCGTCGCGCAGGCCGGCATGGACATCCTCCTGCACGACGCCGCCTGCGCCGAGACCGCCGGCGCCCTCGCGGGGGAGCGCCCGATGAGGCGCATCGCGCTGGAGCCCGGCTGCGCCGCCGACCACGACCTCGAGACGCTGCTCGCCGCCGAGAGCCCCGAGCCTCCGAGCGACGGCGCCCGCGGCGCTGACGAGACCTGGTACCTGCTCACCACCTCCGGCACGACCGGCCTGCCCAAGGCCGTGATCCAGACCTTCGGCATGGCCTGGGCGAACGCGATCAACATCGGCCAGGCGGTGGACATCACCTCCGCCGAGCGCACGGTGAACTTCCTGCCGCTGTTCCATACGGCGGGCATCAACCTCTACGCCCTCCCGGTCTTCCTCGCCGGCGGCGCGAGCCACGTCCTGCGCAAGTTCGACCCGGACGCCTGCCTCGACCTCTTCGCGGCGGGGGAGGTCACCGCCTTCTTCGGCGTGCCGGCGATCTATCAGGCCTTCGCGCTCTCGCCGCGCTTCGCCGACATCGACCTCTCCCGCGTGCGCTCCTTCGGCTGCGGCGGCGCGCCCCTGCCCGAGCCGCTGATCCGCCTCTACGCGACGCGCGGCGTCAGGGTCCGCAACGGCATGGGGATGACCGAGACCGGCCCCACCGTCTTCCTGATCGACGAGGCCGCCGCGACCGAGAAGATCGGCTCCGTCGGCAAGCCGCAGATCCTCGCCGAGGTGCGCCTCGCCGCCGCCGACGGCTCCATCGTCGCAGGGGAGGGGACCGGCGAATTGCAGATCCGCGGCCCGGGCGTGACGCCGGGCTATTTCGAGAACCCGGAGGCGACGGCCGCCGCCTTCACCGCCGACGGCTGGCTGCGCTCCGGCGACGTCGCCCGCCGCGACGCGGACGGGTACTATGTCATCGTCGACCGCATCAAGGACATGTACATCTCGGGCGGCGAGAACGTCTATCCGGCCGAGGTGGAGCGCGTCCTCGTCGAGCATCCGGACGTCATGGAGGCCGTCGTCGTCGGCGTGCCGGACGCCCGCTGGGGCGAGAGCGGGCGCGCCTTCCTCGTGCCGCGCCCCGGCGCCGCCCCCGATCCCGACGCGATCCGCGCCTTCTGCCGTGCGCGGCTCGCCGCCTACAAGGTCCCGCGCGACGTGGTCCTGCGCGCGGACCTCCCCCGCACCGCCGCCGGCAAGGTGCAAAAGCACGTCCTTCGTGGAGAGAGCCCGACGGTGCACCGATGA
- a CDS encoding MaoC/PaaZ C-terminal domain-containing protein: MTDTPPEDGLFAVWTPTQAEFDLFARLSGDDNPIHVDPDFSARTRFGRTVSHGMLIHAKVWALIAAAHPGRRHARQDLMFPAPSYAGEPLAIAVTLRADDPDVLDVVVRRLADGVETLTGTCFVGETS, from the coding sequence ATGACCGACACGCCCCCCGAGGACGGGCTCTTCGCCGTCTGGACGCCGACGCAGGCGGAGTTCGACCTCTTCGCCCGCCTCTCCGGCGACGACAACCCGATCCATGTCGACCCGGATTTCTCGGCCCGCACCCGCTTCGGCCGCACCGTCTCCCACGGCATGCTGATCCACGCCAAGGTCTGGGCGCTCATCGCCGCCGCCCATCCCGGCCGCCGGCACGCCCGCCAGGACCTGATGTTCCCCGCGCCCTCCTATGCGGGCGAGCCCCTCGCCATCGCGGTCACGCTCCGCGCCGACGACCCGGACGTCCTCGACGTGGTCGTGCGCCGCCTCGCCGACGGCGTCGAGACGCTGACGGGGACCTGCTTCGTCGGAGAGACGTCATGA
- a CDS encoding phosphate acetyltransferase produces the protein MKVGDRAETTRAFAAADAAAFAALAGAAEPPPAVPEPLINALFSYLLGVELPGFGTNYLKQETRFLAPAPYDEPLTASVTVTRLRPDKHLVDLATECRRADGTLVAEGRALVFVKDRVG, from the coding sequence ATGAAGGTAGGGGACCGCGCCGAGACCACCCGCGCCTTCGCCGCCGCCGACGCCGCCGCCTTCGCGGCGCTCGCCGGCGCGGCCGAGCCCCCGCCCGCCGTGCCCGAGCCGCTGATCAACGCCCTGTTCTCCTATCTGCTCGGCGTCGAGCTGCCGGGCTTCGGCACCAACTACCTCAAGCAGGAGACCCGCTTCCTCGCCCCCGCGCCCTACGACGAGCCGCTGACCGCCAGCGTCACCGTCACGCGGCTTCGCCCCGACAAGCACCTCGTCGACCTCGCCACCGAGTGCCGCCGCGCGGACGGGACGCTGGTCGCCGAGGGCCGGGCGCTGGTGTTCGTGAAGGACAGGGTGGGGTAG